One part of the Solanum dulcamara chromosome 8, daSolDulc1.2, whole genome shotgun sequence genome encodes these proteins:
- the LOC129900775 gene encoding transcription factor bHLH25-like, which produces MEYTGNYNYEDDERFLEFNPNISQYIYINSSAAYTTNNIEEKSAQKALSSPLISSNNSSSSSGGFLISFSSNQEEDIGAMISPENIACQESLLLVGGNNNNNNNNNVMYRRSPVQAQNHVIAERKRREKMGDLFISLSKIVPGLKKLDKSSILGDTIEYVKELQEQIKHLEESKNNDIRLVLEHNDYGKEQVLASNKIKARILEKNVLINIHCTKQDGMMGRVLVQMEQLHLLVHDIRIMPFGPTNLEISILAQMEDGCCIYEQDIVKAIQINILDLVNN; this is translated from the exons ATGGAATATACTGGTAATTATAACTACGAAGATGATGAGAGGTTCTTGGAGTTCAACCCAAATATttcccaatatatatatattaattcatCAGCTGCTTACACCACAAataatattgaagaaaaaagtGCTCAAAAAGCTCTTTCTTCTCCTCTAATTTCTTCTAAtaattcttcctcttcttctgggggttttctcatttcattttcttcaaATCAAGAAGAAGATATTGGTGCAATGATAAGCCCAGAAAATATTGCATGTCAagaatcattattattagtagggggaaataataataacaacaacaataataatgttATGTATAGGAGGAGTCCAGTACAAGCTCAAAATCATGTTATTGCGgagaggaagagaagagaaaaaatggGAGACCTTTTCATCTCTTTGTCAAAGATTGTCCCTGGTCTTAAGAAG ttagacaagtcatctatccttggagaTACTATTGAGTACGTGAAAGAGCTTCAAGAACAGATAAAACATCTTGAAGAGTCAAAGAACAACGACATACGATTAGTTTTGGAACATAATGATTATGGGAAGGAACAAGTATTAGCATCAAATAAGATTAAGGCAAGGATTTTGGAGAAAAATGTACTTATTAATATCCATTGTACCAAACAAGATGGAATGATGGGAAGAGTGCTAGTCCAAATGGAGCAATTGCATCTTTTAGTCCATGACATAAGGATCATGCCATTTGGTCCTACTAATCTCGAAATATCAATTCTTGCTCAG ATGGAGGATGGATGCTGTATATATGAACAGGATATTGTAAAGGCCATCCAAATCAACATCCTGGACCTCGTAAATAATTAA